ATGGCACGGTTGTTGAGACATATCGCTCTCATCCACGGATGAGGAATGACAGATTTAATCATGTAAGCCAGTGCCTCTTCCTTGGAGGTGCAAGTTTTCCATGTACAGAACTTGCTCACCTTTTCGTCTGTAGCCCATACCATAAAATCGTCTATGTCACTCAGATCCATCAACCGGAGAGTTATATCCGAATTGTCATCGTTTAATGCTGTCATTTCTTTTGAACTTTGTTGGTTCTCCTCCATTCAAATTTTGTTTACTTGGTATGCTGCAACATGAAGCCTACTTATAAATTTGCAAGCTGAGTTCCAAAGAAATTTCTAGGAACTTTGGCGGTATACAAAGTTGAACTTGAGGACCAAGTATTagatattattaataataataataaagatagtCAAGCTATATGGCTGTATGACTATTTAAATATCAAGATATGCTAGTTCTCTTGCAACTTGGGGATCAAGAAATGGATCTGAAAGATGAGCATCTATGCTAGATGGAGAAATGGATTTGATAAATACAATAATTAAGCTAGATGGCAATATTTGATAATTTCTAGTTGACCAAGGACAGCATAGACAATGACGAAAGATCTTTTAGGTTAAGTATGTTGGTCGAACTTGGGTAAGTGAGTATTAGACATGGCATAAATCCGAGAGTAGAACTCGATATTTTTAACAATTTGCGATACAGATCCAAGAGATGGACTCGATTTTTTTTAACAATTTACGACAAGGGGACTCCGTTCTTATTTTGGGCAGAGTAGTAGAGACATGTTGTAAACACCCCAGTATCAATCAAGAAAAGTGGAGACTTGAGTTTAGTTCATAAAAAATACTACCACCAAGTTATGCATGATCTTTTACCAAGTTGTTCAATACGCATCTCAACTTGGAGTACTCTTTTTGTTGATTCTATTTACTCTAGTTTAGTACAGATCTGATATACTACTTCATTTTGAACTCCACTTCAGTAAAACTAAACAACCAATAGCAATCCAATGTTGCCATTCATTCCAAAATATCCGCTAATAGCACCCAAAGATCAGAACATGTAACTAATGTTGATTACTACAGCAAACTGCAGGGACATAAGGAGCTAATTTAGCTAAACCTCTCAAGCTTTACTGTTTGCATTCAATTTATTTCACCAGATTACTACAATTTCAAGAATGCAATCGTAGTATGAGTAATACTGGTAGGTGAACTGAAAGAACAAGTAGTTGCAGGACCACACACCAATATGAAGATCTCAACTTCACACTATTCCAACTTCTCATTTATAAAGCAAGCACTCAAACAAAGGCAGCTAGCTACAGGTAGAAATTATTCATGTTTAAGATTTCAACTTCAAATCACACACAATCACACAACAAAAATAATAAGGCTAAAGTTCAAGATCAAGATTTCACCTGTCAAGAAGAAAGTTCCCAATTCAGAAGAGCTGAAACCCCACCAGCTGAGAAATACTATATTTTAACAAAACTTTATAAAGCCCAAATATTAAGAAAAACTCCAACAGGAAACAAAGAGGAAAGCACACAGACAGACCAACCTGCTTTTTATTTCTCTGACAGAGAGGAAAAAATTGAGTCTAGCCTTCAGACAGACAGACTTGATTGCCTTTTCTAATGAAGATGCAGTGCTTTTTTTCTCAACTGACTAATGTTTTGTTCTAGCATTACTCACTGTCTCACTTGAAAATATACTATTATACTACATTTTGATATTGGATCCCAAATTGTCAAAAGTTAATAAGTGATGGTGCCTTTTGTTTTGCTCTACAACTTGTATTATCATTTCAACTTCATTCCACTACTTCAATTATAATTCTTGATATTGCAAACAGATAAGAATCTTAAGCCCACTGCATCCAAATCTTACAGAATATAATAACACAATCATCAGTTTCAATAATTCAATACAACCCCATAAAAATTACTAAAACAACAATAATACAAGAATCAACTTTGAGTGATTTCACTAGCAAGAATACTAAAAATAACCATATCTCTAGTCCTCCCCTTCAAAACAACATATTTCCTCAGCACACCTTCCCTCGTAAACCCAGCCTTCTCCATAACCCTCTGTGATCCCACATTCTCAACATCAACCAAAGCCTCCAATCTTTCCAAATGTGGCCACTCAACGAATATCATCGATACCACCATTTCGACAGCCCTAGTGACAATTCCTTTTCCCCAGTACTTTGAAGCCAAGACATATCCAAGCTCGCCTCTACAAACATCATTTCCTTGGAATGGCGTCACAGAAATGGACCCGATCGCGCGATTCTTGAGACAGATAGCTCTCCACCAGGGATGGGGAGTGACAGTGTCAGCCATGTAGTCTATAGCTTGTTGTTTTGAAGTGTAAGTAGGCCATGAACAATATTTGCTCACCCTATCATCAGTAGCCCATAACATCATATCATCTATGTCATTAACATCCATTAGCCTTAGACTTATATCTAAACAGTCTTCATCTTCTGCTAGCATTTCTTTTAAGTTCAACTGATTCTCCTCCATGTTGTGTATGTTTTTGTGGAGTGTGTCACCAAGTGAGGCCTAGCTACATAAATATAGAGCCACCGAAATTGCCAGGAAGCTTGGACTTGATTATTACACA
This sequence is a window from Apium graveolens cultivar Ventura chromosome 9, ASM990537v1, whole genome shotgun sequence. Protein-coding genes within it:
- the LOC141684580 gene encoding uncharacterized protein LOC141684580, whose translation is MEENQLNLKEMLAEDEDCLDISLRLMDVNDIDDMMLWATDDRVSKYCSWPTYTSKQQAIDYMADTVTPHPWWRAICLKNRAIGSISVTPFQGNDVCRGELGYVLASKYWGKGIVTRAVEMVVSMIFVEWPHLERLEALVDVENVGSQRVMEKAGFTREGVLRKYVVLKGRTRDMVIFSILASEITQS